A window from Schistocerca gregaria isolate iqSchGreg1 chromosome 8, iqSchGreg1.2, whole genome shotgun sequence encodes these proteins:
- the LOC126285118 gene encoding jerky protein homolog-like — MTRNRVKIGQLCSASSEITLEKWEKTTLSFLDLWKKRHGIRQVTITGEKLSADNEAAANYLQEFKDLVFSQNCSPQQVYNAGETRLNFKAFSIKSLASQEEKSAPGFKMGKQCLTVLACSSASATN, encoded by the exons ATGACAA GAAATCGCGTTAAAATTGGGCAGTTGTGTTCTGCTTCAAGTGAAATAACTCTTGAAAAGTGGGAAAAAACAACT CTGAGTTTTTTGGATCTTTGGAAGAAAAGACACGGAATTAGACAGGTCACGATTACTGGGGAGAAGCTGTCAGCTGACAATGAAGCAGCTGCCAATTACTTACAAGAATTTAAAGATCTTGTTTTTTCTCAAAACTGCTCACCACAGCAAGTTTACAACGCAGGTGAAACCAGACTAAATTTTAAGGCTTTTTCTATCAAAAGTCTTGCTTCACAAGAAGAGAAATCTGCCCCAGGGTTTAAAATGGGCAAACAATGTCTAACTGTCTTAGCTTGCAGCAGCGCCTCGGCAACAAACTAA